In the Kwoniella pini CBS 10737 chromosome 7, complete sequence genome, one interval contains:
- a CDS encoding lipoyl(octanoyl) transferase, producing the protein MVSRSLARLIHQSPFCQVSLSSSSCTKPLSLPPLRYHILKEPLPYPVGLKLQNDIINTRLKAKSKDPIGSKGRGDVILMLEHTPTYTTGRRDNSPNPNELHPEEKKVQNVGAEFYITKRGGQVTYHGPGQLVGYPILDLNVMETSTRCYVEYLQAMLAEYARDDLGIQGVLAPHPEGHVGVFSSPTEKFASIGIHLSHRITSHGFAMNITPQPIKWFDLVMACGLADVHATSLHQLLLRDKSEPKLPTVNDVAQAMIPKFGELFSRDIIPLQQQSSENKEISQITELVTAAEEEAKRLNEGKGWPEEPDLSRGQG; encoded by the exons ATGGTTTCTCGATCTTTGGCACGACTGATTCACCAATCACCTTTTTGTCAAGTTTctctatcatcatcaagttGTACAAAACCTCTATCACTTCCTCCATTACGATATCATATTCTCAAAGAACCATTACCTTATCCCGTGGGTCTAAAGCTGCAAAATGATATCATAAATACCAGATTAAAAGccaaatcaaaagatcCGATAGGAAGTAAAGGAAGGGGAGATGTCATTTTAATGCTTG AACATACACCGACGTACACGACTGGACGTAGGGATAATTCACCTAACCCAAACGAATTACATcctgaagaaaagaaagtacAAAATGTAGGAGCAGAATTCTATATAACTAAACGAGGTGGTCAAGTTACGTATCATGGTCCAGGTCAATTAGTTGGATATCCTATATTAGATTTGAATGTTATGGAA ACGTCAACTCGATGTTATGTAGAATACTTACAAGCTATGTTAGCTGAATACGCAAgagatgatttaggtatACAAGGTGTCTTGGCACCTCATCCAGAGGGGCATGTTGGTGTTTTCTCATCACCCACAGAAAAG TTCGCATCCATAGGTATTCACTTGTCCCATCGAATCACTTCACATGGCTTTGCAATGAACATAACTCCTCAACCTATTAAGTGGTTTGACCTAGTGATGGCTTGCGGTCTGGCAGACGTACATGCGACATCACTCCATCAATTACTTCTGCGTGACAAGTCCGAACCGAAATTACCGACAGTAAACGATGTTGCTCAAGCTATGATACCGAAATTTGGCGAGTTGTTCTCGCGTGATATAATTCCTTTGCAACAACAATCATCAGAAAACAAAGAAATTAGCCAGATCACCGAGTTGGTCACAGCTGCTGAGGAGGAAGCGAAACGGTTAAATGAGGGAAAAGGATGGCCAGAGGAACCTGATCTTTCTCGAGGTCAGGGTTGA
- a CDS encoding spermidine synthase has protein sequence MVALTHPNIVDGWFREINDQWPGQAMTLKVKEILHTEKSLYQDVLVFESETFGNVLVLDGVIQCTERDEFSYQEMMAHLPLASHPNPENVLVVGGGDGGVIREVLKHKSVKKVTLVDIDEAVIRVSKQWLPIMSQCYSDSRVEVFIGDGFKFLPEHKNEYDAIITDSSDPVGPAEALFKAPYFQLLKEALKEDGHISTQAESLWCHLPLIKELKETCTKLFPVAKWGYTTIPTYPAGQIGIMVCSKDASRDVTVPLRAVPDTKYYNSDIHRAAFVIPEFGRAMLEDGVNIMPKFSGVRPGPASNQTTKKKVLLLGSGLVAPPAAEYITKHNHELTVACRTFATAEKLCANLPNATPMSVDVGSPDALRQAIKGHDVVVSLVPYTYHASVMEAALQEKAHVVTTSYVNPQMKALHQKFVDAGLICFNEIGVDPGVDHLWAIKTIDEVHKAGGKIKSFYSFCGGLPEPAASDNALGYKFSWSPVGVLMALNNDGKFYKDGKVAEVAGKDLMASAKPYYFTPAYNLVAYPNRDSSVFKEFYGLKDVENLVRGTMRFAGFCEVITAWKEMGLLDDTPRDDLAKDAGSITWLELIAKSVGVEAKEATVVEKLKSLKSFEKDSKILIGKFRQLGLFSSEKVSPRGSIMRSLSALLEEKCQFQEGEVDIVLLQHTFEIVNADGTEQTITSTLEAYGDRNGGHSAMARLVGVPCGVAVQFILEGALTTPGVLQPYDEPTCKLFRDRLEKEENITMIEKVI, from the exons atggTAGCTCTTACTCACCCTAACATCGTTG ACGGTTGGTTCAGAGAAATCAATGATCAATGGCCTG GTCAAGCTATGACCCTTAA GGTCAAGGAAATTTTGCACACTGAGAAATCTCTTTACCAA GACGTCCTTGTATTCGAATCTGAAACTTTCGGAAATGTTTTGGTTCTTGATGGTGTTATTCAATGTACCGAACGAGATGAATTCTC ATACCAAGAAATGATGGCTCATCTTCCTTTAGCATCTCACCCTAACCCAGAAAACGTCTTGGTCGTCGGTGGTGGAGATGGTGGTGTTATCAGAGAAGTCCTCAAGCACAAATCTGTTAAGAAGGTTACTCTcgttgatattgatgag GCCGTCATCAGAGTGTCCAAGCAGTGGCTCCCAATCATGTCTCAATGTTACTCCGACTCTCGAGTCGAGGTCTTCATTGGTGATGGATTCAAGTTCCTCCCTGAACACAAGAACGAATACGATGCCATCATCACCGATTCTTCTGACCCAGTCGGTCCTGCTGAAGCTCTTTTCAAAGCCCCTTACTTCCAACTTCTTAAAGAAGCCCttaaagaagatggtcACATTTCCACCCAAGCCGAATCTTTGTGGTGTCATTTACCATTGATTAAAGAGCTCAAAGAGACCTGTACTAAACTCTTCCCCGTCGCCAAATGGGGTTACACCACCATTCCCACCTACCCAGCAGGTCAAATTGGTATCATGGTTTGTTCCAAGGATGCTAGCCGAGATGTCACTGTTCCTCTTCGAGCTGTTCCAGACACCAAATACTACAACTCCGACATCCACAGAGCTGCTTTCGTCATCCCAGAATTCGGTAGAGCTATGCTCGAAGATGGTGTCAACATCATGCCTAAATTCTCCGGTGTTCGACCTGGTCCCGCTTCCAACCAAACTaccaagaagaaggttctTCTCCTTGGTTCAGGTCTTGTAGCTCCACCTGCAGCTGAATACATCACCAAGCACAACCATGAACTTACCGTTGCTTGTCGAACTTTCGCCACCGCCGAGAAACTCTGTGCCAACCTTCCAAACGCTACCCCTATGTCAGTTGATGTAGGTTCTCCAGATGCCCTTAGACAAGCTATCAAAGGCCATGACGTCGTTGTTTCTCTTGTCCCTTACACCTACCACGCCTCAGTAATGGAAGCTGCCCTCCAAGAGAAGGCTCACGTCGTTACCACCTCATATGTTAACCCTCAAATGAAGGCCCTTCACCAAAAATTCGTTGACGCTGGTTTGATCTGTTTCAACGAAATCGGTGTTGATCCCGGAGTCGACCACTTGTGGGCCATCAAAACTATCGATGAGGTCCACAAAGCCGGTGGAAAGATCAAGAGCTTCTACTCTTTCTGTGGTGGTCTCCCAGAACCTGCCGCTTCTGACAATGCCCTTGGTTACAAATTCTCCTGGTCCCCAGTCGGTGTACTCATGGCCCTCAACAACGACGGTAAATTCTACAAGGATGGAAAGGTTGCCGAAGTCGCTGGTAAAGACCTCAT GGCTTCAGCCAAACCATACTACTTCACCCCAGCTTACAACCTCGTTGCATACCCTAACCGAGATTCTTCCGTCTTCAAGGAATTCTACGGTCTCAAAGATGTTGAGAACCTTGTCAGAGGAACGATGCGATTCGCAGGATTCTGTGAAGTCATCACTGCCTGGAAAGAGATGGGTCTTTTGGACGATACTCCTCGAGATGATCTCGCTAAGGATGCTGGTTCTATTACATGGCTTGAATTGATCGCTAAATCCGTCGGGGTTGAAGCTAAGGAAGC TACCGTTGTCGAGAAACTTAAGTCACTCAAATCATTCGAGAAAGACTCCAAGATCCTCATTGGAAAATTCAGACAACTTGGTCTTTTCTCCTCCGAGAAAGTCAGCCCAAGAGGTTCAATCATGAGATCCCTCTCTGCCCTTTTGGAAGAGAAATGTCAATTCcaagaaggtgaagttgatatCGTGTTGTTGCAACACACTTTCGAAATTGTCAATGCCGATGGTACCGAG CAAACCATCACATCTACTCTCGAGGCTTACGGTGACAGAAACGGTGGACACTCAGCCATGGCTAGACTTGTCGGTGTACCATGTGGTGTAGCTGTTCAATTTATCCTCGAAGGTGCTCTTACTACCCCTGGTGTACTTCAACCATACGATGAACCT ACATGTAAATTGTTCCGAGACAGACttgaaaaggaagagaaCATCACTATGATTGAAAAGGTCATTTAA
- a CDS encoding calcium-binding protein NCS-1 yields the protein MGKSQSKLSADDLADLQKNTYFDKKELQQWYKGFLKDCPSGQLNKEEFKKIYKQFFPFGDPSQFADYVFNVFDEDKSGTIEFKEFICALSVTSRGRLDEKLKWAFQLYDINQDGFITYDEMLQIVRSIYKMTGQMVQLPEDEDTPEKRVDKIFRNMDLNKDAKLTYEEFKEGSKQDPTIVQALSLYDGLV from the exons ATGGGTAAATCACAATCGaaattatcagctgatgatcTTGCTGATCTTCAAAAGAATACATATT TTGACAAAAAG GAATTACAACAATGG TACAAAGGTTTCTTGAAGGATTGTCCAAGTGGACAACttaataaagaag aattcaagaagatcTATAAACAATTCTTCCCATTTGGTGATCCTTCGCAATTTGCAGATTACGTCTTCAAC gtatttgatgaagataagTCGGGAACTATCGAATTTAAG GAATTCATATGTGCTCTTTCAGTAACATCAAGAGGTAGATTAGATGAAAAGCTGAAAT GGGCATTCCAATTGTACGATATTAATCAAGATGGATTTATTacatatgatgaaatgttACAAATCGTAAGATCAATCTATAAGATGACTGGACAAATGGTACAATTACCAGAGGACGAAGATACACCGGAAAAG CGAGTTGACAAAATTTTCAGAAATATGGATCTGAACAAGGATGCTAAGTTGACGTATGAAGAATTCAAGGAAGGCTCAAAGCAAGATCCTACCATTGTACAG GCTCTATCTTTATACGATGGTCTTGTGTAA